The Gimibacter soli genome includes a region encoding these proteins:
- a CDS encoding TonB-dependent receptor, with translation MGNFGIRRSYLAGTSLLALTAGLLSVPTTAARAQESASNSGDMVLEEITVTSRRRSESLQSVPAAVTAFSSQTIEDAGIERPSDFVALTPNVTLVETQNAGSSFIVIRGVSQARNSEPSVAVIIDGVQQVNPAQFNQELFDIEQIEVLKGPQGALYGRNAIGGAIVVTTKQPSDEIEGKVKVGMDSGPGYKAQASISGPVGQSDTLKFRLAGSFMDTDGYINNEYLDEEADPYKDFSLRGMLTWQASERFQMDLRGSMSELRTQAFYYNIVGDVNDTSLPVRVNNAGQNDRDMYTLSLRMNYDADWGTFTSVSAYDKLEEILTGDAFNFLPIEESFFNDFLGFDMNQSQYLDVEAWSQELRLTSNSDQRLRWIVGTYFIGTDRYISTGNMVDTGQGVFPVYREPSTNPLNPQATFLADSQDNFAWAVFGDVTYDITEDLEIDLSLRYDHDKREQTTLTPTQYLPNVPGFPAGATGDVRDRSFSEWQPKVTLRYNVSDDVSLYAGYSTGFRSGGFNQTGVGAVAFSNGIVGVNDIFEAEVAKTFEAGVKSSLMDRMMTLNASVFTTKSENSYFFVFLAANSTQNLGNVPEARLTGFELEGTLRPMAGLDLNFGLGYTDSKIKDFENPAYIGNEVPVLSRYTLNLGAQYHWDITDDVRGIMRVDYQRIGKTFWDVENSTVRRPVDLVDARIGVEWNDWSLTAWARNLFDERYNAEYSPGGFVFKAKPARYGIELSKRF, from the coding sequence ATGGGAAACTTTGGAATTCGTCGGTCGTATCTGGCCGGAACATCCCTGCTGGCGCTGACAGCAGGACTTTTGAGCGTGCCAACGACGGCAGCACGCGCACAGGAAAGTGCAAGCAACTCCGGCGATATGGTGCTTGAAGAAATCACCGTCACCTCGCGGCGCCGGTCGGAAAGCCTGCAAAGCGTGCCGGCAGCAGTGACCGCCTTTTCGTCGCAGACAATCGAAGACGCAGGTATCGAACGCCCGTCCGACTTCGTGGCACTGACCCCGAACGTGACGCTCGTGGAAACCCAGAATGCGGGATCGAGCTTCATCGTCATCCGCGGCGTTTCGCAGGCCCGCAACAGCGAGCCATCGGTCGCCGTGATCATCGACGGCGTGCAGCAGGTGAACCCGGCGCAGTTCAATCAGGAACTCTTTGACATCGAGCAGATTGAGGTCCTGAAAGGCCCGCAAGGCGCCCTTTATGGCCGCAACGCCATCGGCGGCGCCATCGTGGTCACCACCAAGCAGCCGTCAGACGAGATTGAGGGCAAGGTGAAGGTGGGCATGGATTCCGGCCCCGGCTACAAGGCGCAGGCGTCGATCAGCGGGCCGGTCGGCCAGTCCGACACGCTCAAGTTCCGCCTCGCCGGTTCCTTCATGGATACCGACGGCTATATCAATAACGAATATCTGGATGAGGAAGCCGATCCCTATAAGGATTTCAGCCTGCGCGGCATGCTGACATGGCAGGCCAGCGAACGTTTCCAGATGGACCTGCGCGGATCGATGTCCGAGCTTCGGACCCAGGCCTTCTATTATAATATCGTTGGCGATGTGAACGATACGAGCCTGCCCGTGCGCGTGAACAACGCGGGCCAAAACGACCGCGACATGTATACCCTTTCGCTGCGCATGAATTACGATGCCGACTGGGGCACCTTCACATCGGTCAGCGCCTACGACAAGCTTGAAGAAATCCTGACAGGTGACGCCTTCAACTTCCTGCCGATTGAGGAATCCTTCTTCAATGACTTCCTCGGCTTCGACATGAACCAGAGCCAGTATCTGGACGTGGAAGCCTGGAGCCAGGAACTGCGCCTGACATCGAACTCCGACCAGCGCCTGCGCTGGATCGTCGGCACCTATTTCATCGGCACGGATCGCTATATCTCCACCGGCAACATGGTGGATACGGGACAGGGCGTTTTCCCGGTCTACCGGGAGCCGAGCACCAATCCGCTCAATCCGCAGGCCACATTCCTCGCAGATTCGCAGGATAACTTCGCCTGGGCAGTTTTCGGTGACGTAACCTACGATATCACCGAGGACCTGGAGATCGACCTTTCGCTGCGTTACGACCACGACAAACGCGAACAGACGACCCTGACACCGACCCAGTATCTGCCGAACGTGCCGGGCTTCCCGGCTGGCGCCACCGGCGATGTGCGGGACCGGTCCTTCAGCGAATGGCAGCCGAAAGTGACGCTGCGCTACAATGTGTCGGATGATGTCAGCCTTTATGCGGGTTACAGCACCGGCTTCCGCTCTGGCGGCTTCAACCAGACAGGCGTTGGTGCCGTTGCCTTCTCGAACGGCATCGTTGGCGTGAACGACATTTTTGAGGCCGAAGTCGCCAAAACCTTCGAGGCCGGCGTGAAATCGAGCCTGATGGACCGGATGATGACCCTGAATGCCAGCGTCTTCACCACCAAGTCGGAAAACAGCTATTTCTTCGTCTTCCTTGCCGCCAACTCCACGCAGAACCTTGGCAACGTGCCCGAAGCACGCCTCACCGGGTTTGAACTCGAAGGCACGCTCCGCCCGATGGCCGGCCTCGACCTGAATTTCGGCCTCGGCTACACGGACAGCAAGATCAAGGATTTCGAAAACCCGGCCTATATCGGCAACGAAGTGCCGGTTCTGTCCCGCTACACGCTCAATCTCGGCGCCCAGTATCACTGGGATATCACCGATGACGTGCGGGGTATCATGCGGGTGGATTACCAGCGGATCGGCAAGACCTTCTGGGATGTGGAAAATTCCACCGTCCGCCGGCCTGTTGACCTTGTAGATGCCCGCATCGGCGTGGAATGGAACGACTGGTCGCTCACGGCTTGGGCTCGCAACCTGTTCGACGAGCGCTATAATGCCGAATATTCGCCGGGCGGTTTCGTCTTCAAGGCCAAACCGGCCCGTTACGGGATCGAGCTTAGCAAACGGTTCTGA
- the wrbA gene encoding NAD(P)H:quinone oxidoreductase, which produces MARILVLYYSSYGHIETMANAVAEGVREVKGAEVVIKRVRELVPDEVAKGSGMKTDQEAPYAEPGELGDYDAIIFGTPTRFGNMAAQMRNFLDQTGGLWVKGALVGKVGSVFTSTASQHGGQETTITSFHTTLLHHGMVIVGLPYSFAGNAIMTEISGGTPYGASTLAGADGSRKPSENELAGARFQGRHVAEIAKKLAS; this is translated from the coding sequence ATGGCCCGCATTCTGGTACTTTACTATTCAAGCTACGGACATATCGAAACCATGGCCAATGCCGTGGCCGAAGGCGTGCGCGAGGTGAAGGGCGCAGAAGTGGTGATCAAGCGTGTGCGCGAACTGGTGCCGGACGAAGTCGCCAAGGGTTCAGGCATGAAGACCGATCAGGAAGCACCCTATGCCGAGCCCGGCGAACTTGGCGATTATGACGCCATCATCTTCGGCACCCCCACCCGCTTCGGCAACATGGCCGCCCAGATGCGCAACTTCCTTGACCAGACCGGCGGGCTTTGGGTGAAAGGGGCGCTTGTCGGAAAGGTCGGCAGTGTGTTCACCTCCACCGCCAGCCAGCACGGCGGGCAGGAAACCACCATCACCTCGTTCCATACCACGCTCCTGCACCATGGCATGGTGATCGTCGGCCTGCCCTACAGCTTTGCCGGCAATGCCATCATGACGGAAATCAGCGGCGGCACGCCCTACGGCGCCAGCACGCTCGCCGGTGCCGATGGCAGCCGCAAACCCAGCGAAAACGAACTCGCCGGTGCGCGCTTCCAGGGGCGGCACGTGGCCGAGATCGCCAAAAAACTGGCAAGCTGA
- a CDS encoding histone deacetylase family protein, with product MLIFHSDAANLHDPEHFFRMGKPINHPENAGRYRLLYDAVAGGPHELRQAGDLGREPITRVHDAGYVEFLATAWERGKAEGLTGDEINTTQFSVLPPLQRPTTVQGQMGLYASDTSVGIRAGTWDAVYGAAQTALSGAEAVLAGERAAYALCRPPGHHASAARGSGFCFLNNAAIATEHLRGRYEGVAVLDIDVHHGDGTQRIFYERGDVLTVSVHASTQGYFPHYTGGADETGAGDGAGYNLNIPLAHQSGDAEYLAAIATGLKRIAAFEPGALVVSLGLDAAAEDPVGVLNVTGEGFAKAARMIAAAGLPTLLVQEGGYPSEALPRNLVSFLAGFEDA from the coding sequence ATGCTGATTTTCCACTCTGATGCGGCGAACCTGCATGATCCCGAACATTTCTTCCGCATGGGAAAGCCGATCAATCACCCGGAAAATGCCGGCCGCTACCGGCTCCTTTATGATGCCGTTGCGGGTGGCCCGCACGAATTGCGGCAGGCGGGCGACCTTGGGCGCGAACCGATCACACGGGTGCATGATGCGGGCTATGTCGAGTTTCTGGCTACCGCATGGGAACGCGGCAAGGCCGAGGGGCTGACGGGCGACGAGATCAATACCACCCAGTTTTCGGTGCTGCCGCCGCTGCAACGCCCGACAACCGTGCAGGGCCAGATGGGGCTTTACGCCAGTGATACGTCCGTCGGTATCCGGGCGGGAACATGGGATGCAGTATATGGTGCCGCACAAACGGCGCTGAGCGGGGCAGAGGCTGTGCTCGCCGGCGAGCGGGCCGCCTACGCGCTGTGCCGCCCGCCGGGGCACCATGCGAGCGCTGCCCGCGGGTCCGGCTTCTGTTTCCTCAACAATGCCGCCATTGCGACCGAGCATCTGCGCGGGCGGTATGAAGGTGTCGCGGTCCTTGATATCGATGTGCACCACGGCGACGGCACACAGCGCATTTTCTATGAACGCGGCGATGTGCTCACCGTTTCCGTTCATGCCTCCACGCAGGGCTATTTCCCGCACTATACCGGCGGCGCCGATGAAACCGGCGCGGGCGACGGGGCGGGATACAATCTCAATATCCCGCTCGCCCACCAGTCCGGCGACGCCGAATATTTAGCGGCTATCGCCACGGGGTTGAAGCGGATTGCGGCTTTTGAACCCGGCGCCCTTGTCGTGTCGCTGGGCCTTGATGCGGCAGCGGAAGACCCGGTCGGTGTGCTGAATGTCACCGGCGAAGGCTTTGCCAAGGCAGCACGGATGATCGCGGCAGCCGGCTTGCCGACGCTGCTTGTGCAGGAAGGCGGCTATCCGTCCGAGGCCCTGCCACGTAACCTTGTCTCGTTCCTTGCGGGCTTTGAGGACGCCTAG
- a CDS encoding S9 family peptidase — MSFRTSLIAALIAATPLPLAAVHAEDAATARPAAEGGPIKPLDIMSLQSPVDLALSNDGSLVAFAVLPQMSTFFTPSSDIWIARADGATPARPFIIAKGANRTPRWSPDDKLIAFLSNRANPLASEDDKCEGLQIWALAVSGGEAAPLTCAPQGVNDFRWSPDGSRIAFTSGDAASVDEARLSDAIVADAPRPLSRLWLLDLADGKTERVSPEGLNVADMQWSPNGKTLSLRVTDKPGLNAYFYHSYMVLMDAGSGKVTGTPVKTMASGGYWSPDGKRIAYLDLLKDGADRPLTGGISTGIRVLDLATGKIDRFGDDYPGFLLHPHWAKGGKVVEAMSFEKTRSNIISIDPATGTIKTVAAFDGELTDTATNARGDMAAIGNTPTRPGEVWKLDGKAFTALTDLNPDVDNWKLGKVEEISWQSSLDGRTIYGVLITPPGYKPGSPIKTVTQLHGGPEWAWWSGWMGSWHEWGQMLASHGYAVFLPNPRGSDGQGAAFARLAIGDWGGGDYQDVLDGVNHLIARKIADPEKLGIGGWSYGGYLSAWAVTHGGPFKTAIVGAAPTDLLAMLQTTDTPDFVLDYYGSAADNPTAYDAASPVRRLDKVTVPVLILHNEADVRVPVDIGRQFYGGLKLLGKEAAMVTYPREPHWMGEADHQLDIQERVLDWFERYIH, encoded by the coding sequence ATGTCATTCAGAACAAGCCTGATCGCGGCACTGATCGCCGCAACGCCGCTGCCACTTGCCGCAGTTCATGCGGAGGATGCAGCCACGGCGCGGCCGGCAGCCGAAGGCGGCCCGATCAAACCGCTGGATATCATGAGCCTGCAGTCGCCTGTCGACCTTGCGCTGTCGAACGATGGCAGCCTTGTCGCCTTTGCAGTGCTGCCGCAAATGTCGACCTTCTTCACGCCTTCATCGGATATCTGGATTGCGCGAGCGGACGGCGCCACCCCTGCCCGGCCATTCATCATCGCCAAGGGTGCCAACCGCACGCCGCGCTGGTCGCCTGACGACAAGCTTATCGCTTTCCTCTCCAACCGGGCCAACCCGCTGGCCAGCGAGGACGACAAGTGTGAAGGCCTGCAAATCTGGGCGCTTGCCGTTTCTGGCGGCGAGGCTGCCCCACTGACCTGCGCACCGCAGGGCGTGAACGATTTTCGCTGGTCGCCCGATGGCAGCCGGATCGCCTTCACTTCCGGTGACGCGGCATCTGTTGATGAGGCCAGGCTTTCAGACGCCATCGTCGCCGACGCGCCCCGGCCCCTCTCCCGCCTTTGGCTCCTAGATCTGGCGGACGGCAAAACAGAACGCGTCTCGCCTGAAGGCCTCAATGTCGCCGACATGCAATGGAGCCCGAACGGCAAAACCCTGTCGCTGAGGGTAACCGACAAGCCGGGCCTGAACGCCTATTTCTATCACAGCTACATGGTGCTGATGGACGCTGGCAGCGGCAAGGTGACGGGCACACCGGTGAAGACCATGGCGAGCGGTGGCTACTGGTCGCCGGACGGCAAGCGGATCGCCTATCTCGATCTTCTGAAGGACGGGGCTGACCGCCCGCTGACGGGTGGCATCTCCACCGGCATTCGCGTACTTGACCTTGCCACGGGCAAGATTGACCGCTTCGGCGACGACTATCCCGGTTTCCTCCTTCATCCCCATTGGGCGAAGGGCGGCAAAGTGGTTGAAGCCATGAGCTTCGAGAAAACCCGGTCAAACATCATCAGCATCGATCCCGCCACAGGCACCATCAAAACGGTCGCTGCATTCGACGGCGAACTGACCGATACAGCCACTAATGCGCGCGGGGACATGGCGGCTATCGGCAACACACCCACCCGCCCCGGCGAGGTATGGAAGCTGGACGGCAAAGCCTTCACTGCCCTCACCGACCTCAACCCGGACGTCGACAACTGGAAGCTCGGCAAGGTGGAGGAGATCAGCTGGCAAAGCAGCCTTGATGGCCGCACCATTTACGGCGTGCTGATCACCCCGCCCGGCTACAAGCCCGGCTCCCCGATCAAGACGGTGACGCAGCTTCATGGCGGCCCCGAATGGGCGTGGTGGAGCGGCTGGATGGGCAGCTGGCACGAATGGGGCCAGATGCTGGCAAGCCATGGCTATGCCGTGTTCCTGCCCAACCCCCGCGGATCGGACGGCCAGGGGGCTGCCTTCGCTCGCCTCGCCATCGGCGACTGGGGCGGCGGCGACTATCAGGACGTACTCGACGGCGTCAACCATCTCATCGCCCGCAAGATTGCCGACCCCGAAAAGCTCGGCATCGGCGGCTGGAGCTACGGCGGCTATCTTTCCGCCTGGGCAGTGACCCACGGCGGCCCCTTCAAAACCGCTATCGTCGGCGCGGCGCCCACCGACCTGCTCGCGATGCTGCAAACAACCGATACGCCCGATTTCGTGCTCGACTATTATGGCAGCGCCGCCGACAATCCGACGGCCTATGATGCCGCTTCGCCGGTTCGCCGGCTGGACAAGGTGACAGTCCCTGTCCTCATCCTCCACAACGAGGCGGATGTCCGGGTGCCGGTCGACATCGGCAGGCAATTCTATGGCGGCCTGAAGCTGCTAGGCAAAGAAGCTGCGATGGTCACCTACCCGCGCGAACCGCATTGGATGGGCGAAGCCGACCACCAGCTTGATATACAGGAACGTGTGCTCGACTGGTTCGAGCGTTACATTCACTGA
- a CDS encoding MOSC domain-containing protein, which yields MHVSSLYRYPVKSMRGIALEKALIEPIGLAGDRRWMVVDERGRFVTRREAPAMAQIEAFEVPEGMLLRHPGQGELVVKTPDAPLADVTIWKDALSIPAAGSEATEFLSAIVGRPVRLTHKPDSIPRPVDMTYGAAGEEVGLADGFPILVTTEESLAALNGQLDHTVTMTRFRPNIVLSGTSEAWAEDCWKRIRIGGLVLRIVKPCARCIIVTQDPETGERHHGNEPINTLRQMGRQATNGIIFGQNAIPETRAEIAVGDEVEILEEGETNLVPLKKR from the coding sequence ATGCATGTTTCCTCGCTCTATCGATACCCTGTCAAAAGCATGCGGGGCATTGCGCTTGAAAAAGCCCTTATCGAGCCCATCGGCCTCGCCGGTGACCGCCGCTGGATGGTGGTGGACGAGCGGGGCCGTTTCGTCACGCGGCGCGAAGCGCCCGCGATGGCACAGATCGAAGCGTTCGAGGTGCCGGAAGGCATGCTGCTCCGCCATCCGGGTCAAGGTGAACTGGTCGTCAAAACCCCCGATGCACCGCTCGCGGATGTGACCATCTGGAAAGATGCGCTCAGCATCCCCGCAGCCGGCAGCGAAGCGACGGAGTTCCTATCCGCCATCGTCGGCCGTCCCGTTCGCCTGACCCACAAGCCCGACAGCATTCCCCGCCCGGTGGACATGACGTACGGCGCAGCGGGCGAAGAAGTTGGCCTTGCGGACGGGTTTCCCATCCTTGTCACCACGGAAGAAAGCCTCGCCGCCCTGAACGGGCAGCTGGACCATACCGTCACCATGACACGTTTCCGGCCGAACATTGTTCTCTCGGGCACCAGCGAGGCATGGGCGGAAGACTGCTGGAAACGTATCCGCATCGGCGGCCTTGTGCTCAGGATCGTCAAACCCTGCGCGCGCTGCATCATTGTGACGCAGGACCCGGAAACGGGCGAGCGGCACCATGGCAACGAGCCCATCAATACCCTGCGGCAGATGGGGCGTCAGGCGACGAACGGGATCATTTTCGGGCAGAATGCGATCCCCGAAACACGGGCAGAGATCGCGGTTGGCGATGAGGTCGAAATCCTTGAGGAAGGCGAAACCAACCTCGTCCCCCTGAAGAAGCGCTAG
- a CDS encoding Lrp/AsnC family transcriptional regulator: protein MKPANLPKLDKRDYLILKELQDDSTITYRTMSERVALSPSACVSRVQLMEKSGVILGYHASIAIEKVRPTLVMLAEISLASHNPDDIRAFDNLLKSMPEIVEVLRVNGPFDYVVRFCLSGVHEWQEFAHRLLEPKYKVEKMVTHVVMEETKRFAGYPVPSE, encoded by the coding sequence ATGAAACCCGCAAACCTGCCCAAGCTCGACAAGCGCGATTATCTGATCCTGAAGGAACTGCAGGACGACAGCACCATCACCTACCGCACCATGTCGGAACGGGTGGCCCTGTCGCCTAGCGCCTGCGTTTCCCGCGTTCAATTGATGGAAAAGTCGGGGGTTATCCTTGGCTATCATGCCTCGATCGCCATCGAGAAGGTACGCCCCACACTCGTGATGCTGGCCGAGATTTCACTCGCCTCCCACAATCCGGATGACATTCGTGCCTTCGATAATCTCCTGAAGTCGATGCCCGAAATTGTCGAGGTCTTGCGGGTGAACGGCCCCTTCGATTATGTCGTGCGCTTCTGCCTGTCGGGCGTGCACGAGTGGCAGGAGTTTGCCCACCGCCTCCTTGAGCCCAAATACAAGGTCGAAAAGATGGTCACCCACGTGGTGATGGAAGAAACCAAGCGGTTCGCGGGCTACCCAGTGCCGTCTGAATAG